The following are encoded together in the Phenylobacterium sp. NIBR 498073 genome:
- a CDS encoding TonB-dependent receptor — protein sequence MTKLMWLAGAAALAMAGTAQAQSDVQVEEVVVTAQKREGTVQATPLAVSAISGDVLQQQNVVDAGDLTGKVPNLNIGQAGNEVIISIRGVSSAGVVPQRDPSVAFHLDGVYLPRPSGANSVFYDLERVEVLRGPQGTLWGRNATAGSLNIITRKPVMNTGQAAGEILVGDYGRFTAQGMYNFPIVDDTLAARAAFIVNRRDGYQENVTPGMPDLADAQEEAGRVHLLFTPGERLRLLLSADYYHAGGAGTGSVLIGNGPVSYIASGRSAPYRAETNTPGHINNKIWGVAAEATYSLDMLDIVSVTAYRADDQNVTSDSDGTATGTQTTFYYNKNKTFSQELRLASSGEGALKYILGAFYIKETNDDNLFQYTNLARTAGVILQRPERFAESWAVFGQADYDITDSLTIFAGVRYSEDRKGNPVGLTRPIGTNLNTFRPDAGSWAKTTWRVGADWEITPDNMVYGSVSTGYKAGGFSSNRNFGPETLTAYEVGSKNYFFDRRLLANLSAFYYDYKDLQVVSVAPDENGVVRALTTNAGVSTVWGIELEGRARITEALSIDGSLGYLDAKFDRYVGAIDPLYGTVQDLSGNTLPRAPRWNGNIGVAYAIPLASGQLTARISTRYQSEVFFTEFNDRRITVAGAVINPYGLASQDGYTATDVSLRYDDDRGWYAEAFADNLEDEAVLLSVSTDSARNFFGSYGAPRTVGVKAGFKFN from the coding sequence ATGACCAAGCTCATGTGGCTGGCCGGGGCCGCCGCCCTGGCGATGGCCGGAACCGCGCAGGCCCAATCGGACGTCCAGGTCGAGGAGGTGGTGGTCACCGCCCAGAAGCGGGAAGGGACCGTTCAGGCCACGCCGCTGGCGGTCAGCGCCATCAGCGGCGACGTGCTGCAGCAGCAGAACGTCGTCGATGCCGGCGACCTGACCGGCAAGGTGCCGAACCTCAACATCGGCCAGGCCGGCAACGAGGTGATCATCAGCATCCGTGGGGTCAGCTCGGCCGGCGTGGTGCCGCAGCGCGACCCCTCGGTGGCCTTCCACCTGGACGGCGTCTACCTGCCGCGGCCGTCGGGGGCGAACTCGGTGTTCTATGACCTCGAGCGGGTGGAGGTGCTGCGCGGGCCGCAGGGCACGCTGTGGGGCCGCAACGCCACCGCCGGCAGCCTGAACATCATCACCCGCAAGCCGGTGATGAACACCGGGCAGGCGGCGGGGGAGATCCTGGTCGGCGACTACGGCCGCTTCACCGCCCAGGGCATGTACAACTTCCCGATCGTCGACGACACGCTAGCCGCCCGGGCCGCCTTCATCGTCAATCGCCGTGACGGCTACCAGGAGAATGTCACACCGGGGATGCCGGACCTGGCCGACGCCCAGGAGGAGGCCGGCCGCGTCCACCTGCTGTTCACGCCCGGCGAGCGGCTGCGGCTGCTGCTGTCGGCCGACTATTATCACGCGGGCGGGGCCGGGACCGGCAGCGTCCTGATCGGCAACGGCCCGGTCAGCTACATCGCCTCGGGCCGCAGCGCGCCCTATCGGGCCGAGACCAACACCCCGGGCCACATCAACAACAAGATCTGGGGCGTGGCGGCCGAGGCGACCTATTCGCTGGACATGCTCGACATCGTCTCGGTGACCGCCTACCGCGCCGACGACCAGAACGTCACCAGCGATAGCGACGGCACTGCGACCGGCACGCAGACGACGTTCTATTACAATAAAAACAAGACGTTCTCGCAGGAACTTCGCTTGGCCTCGTCGGGCGAGGGGGCGCTGAAGTACATCCTCGGCGCCTTCTACATCAAGGAAACCAACGACGATAACCTGTTCCAGTACACCAACCTGGCGCGCACCGCGGGCGTGATCCTGCAGCGGCCGGAGCGGTTCGCCGAATCCTGGGCGGTGTTCGGCCAGGCCGACTACGACATCACCGACAGCCTGACGATCTTCGCCGGGGTTCGCTATTCGGAGGATCGCAAGGGCAATCCGGTCGGGCTGACGCGGCCGATCGGAACCAACCTCAACACCTTCCGGCCCGACGCCGGGTCGTGGGCCAAGACCACCTGGCGGGTGGGCGCCGACTGGGAGATCACCCCCGACAACATGGTCTATGGCAGCGTCTCGACCGGCTACAAGGCGGGCGGCTTCTCCAGCAACCGCAACTTCGGTCCCGAGACCCTGACCGCCTACGAGGTCGGTTCGAAGAATTACTTCTTCGACCGCCGCCTGCTCGCGAACCTCTCGGCCTTCTACTACGACTACAAGGACCTGCAGGTGGTCTCGGTCGCGCCGGACGAGAACGGGGTGGTGCGGGCCCTGACCACCAACGCCGGGGTCTCGACGGTCTGGGGTATCGAGTTGGAAGGCCGCGCTCGGATCACCGAGGCGCTCAGCATCGACGGCTCGCTCGGCTATCTCGACGCCAAGTTCGACCGCTATGTCGGCGCCATCGACCCTCTGTACGGGACGGTGCAGGACCTGTCGGGCAACACCCTGCCGCGGGCGCCGCGCTGGAATGGCAACATCGGCGTGGCCTATGCGATCCCGCTGGCCTCGGGCCAGCTGACCGCCCGGATCAGCACCCGCTACCAGTCCGAAGTGTTCTTCACCGAGTTCAACGACCGCCGCATCACGGTGGCCGGCGCGGTGATCAATCCTTACGGCCTGGCCAGCCAGGACGGCTACACGGCCACCGACGTCAGCCTGCGCTACGACGACGACCGCGGCTGGTACGCCGAGGCCTTCGCCGACAATCTTGAAGACGAGGCCGTCCTGCTGTCGGTCAGCACCGACTCCGCGCGCAACTTCTTCGGCAGCTACGGCGCGCCGCGGACAGTCGGCGTCAAGGCCGGCTTCAAGTTCAACTGA